In Syngnathus acus chromosome 21, fSynAcu1.2, whole genome shotgun sequence, one genomic interval encodes:
- the inhbb gene encoding inhibin beta B chain, with the protein MTSASVVLLIACAFSVRCSALPETQSSPVESCASCGFRAPDQSERVNVDFLEAVKRHILNRLQMRERPNITHPIPKAAMVTALRRLHAGKVREDGRVEIPSFDGQASFNNEVQTETSEIISFAETDEYTSSKSSLFFLISNEGNQNLYVSQANLWLFFRVLPTGPEKGLRRKVTVKIRYQETGAVSSVEEVPEGVGGRVTGRWALVEKRVELKRSGWHTFPLLEAVRAVFGKGSRRQNLEVHCEGCEMAGVAPVLVDPGDPSHRPFLVVRARQVDGKHRIRKRGLECDGTSGGLCCRQQFYIDFRLIGWNDWIIAPAGYYGNYCEGSCPAYMPGSAASFHTAVVNQYRMRGINPGSVNSCCIPTKLSTMSMLYFDDEYNIVKRDVPNMIVEECGCA; encoded by the exons ATGACTTCAGCCAGTGTGGTGTTGTTAATTGCGTGCGCTTTCTCGGTGCGCTGCAGCGCACTGCCAGAGACTCAGAGCTCGCCGGTGGAGTCGTGCGCGTCGTGCGGCTTCAGGGCACCGGATCAGTCTGAACGCGTGAACGTAGACTTCTTGGAGGCGGTCAAGAGACACATACTGAACAGGTTGCAGATGAGGGAGCGACCCAACATCACCCACCCCATTCCAAAAGCTGCGATGGTCACCGCGCTGAGGAGGCTGCATGCCGGCAAAGTGCGAGAAGACGGTCGTGTGGAGATCCCAAGTTTTGACGGACAGGCGTCCTTCAACAACGAAGTTCAAACGGAGACCTCGGAGATTATCAGCTTCGCAGAAACTG ATGAGTACACATCCTCAAAGTCCAGTCTTTTCTTCCTCATCTCCAATGAAGGCAACCAGAACCTGTATGTGTCACAGGCAAACTTGTGGCTCTTCTTTCGGGTGTTGCCGACTGGTCCTGAGAAAGGCCTGCGAAGGAAGGTGACAGTCAAGATCCGCTACCAGGAAACTGGAGCTGTGAGCAGTGTAGAAGAAGTGCCAGAAGGAGTGGGTGGAAGGGTCACAGGGCGCTGGGCCCTGGTGGAGAAGCGTGTTGAGCTGAAACGCAGTGGTTGGCACACTTTCCCACTCTTAGAGGCAGTGCGGGCAGTGTTTGGCAAAGGTAGCCGTCGACAGAACCTTGAGGTCCACTGCGAGGGATGTGAGATGGCTGGAGTAGCTCCGGTGCTGGTGGACCCAGGTGACCCGTCCCACCGGCCATTCCTGGTGGTCCGTGCAAGACAAGTGGACGGAAAACACCGCATTCGCAAGCGTGGGCTGGAATGTGACGGCACGAGCGGGGGTCTATGCTGCCGGCAGCAGTTCTATATTGATTTCCGTCTCATCGGGTGGAACGACTGGATCATTGCACCTGCAGGCTATTACGGCAACTACTGTGAAGGAAGTTGCCCAGCTTACATGCCAGGATCGGCTGCATCCTTCCACACAGCAGTGGTAAACCAGTACCGCATGAGAGGAATTAACCCAGGTTCGGTCAATTCCTGCTGCATCCCCACCAAACTGAGTACTATGTCTATGCTCTACTTTGATGATGAGTACAACATTGTTAAGAGAGATGTGCCCAACATGATTGTGGAGGAGTGTGGCTGTGCATGA